From the genome of Croceibacterium atlanticum:
CTGATCCTGCCGCTGCATCGCGATCTGGACGGGCTGCGCGAATCTGCCGCCGGGAAGGGCAAGATCGGCACGACGGGGCGCGGTATCGGACCGGCATATGAAGACAAGGTCGGCCGCCGTGCGATCCGCGTCTGCGACCTGGCCCATCTGGACGAGCTGGAACCGCAGCTGGACCGGCTTTGCGCTCATCACGATGCGCTGCGGGCCGGCTTTGGCGAACCGCCGGTGGACCGTGCGGCATGCTGGCGGAACTCCGCGAAATCGCGCCTTTCGTCCTGCAATTCGCGCAGCCGGTGTGGAAACGCCTGCGCGATGTGCGCAAGGAAGGAGCGAAGATCCTGTTCGAAGGCGCGCAGGGCGTGCTGCTGGATGTCGATCACGGCACCTATCCCTTCGTCACCAGTTCCAACACCGTCAGCGGAACGGTGGCGAGCGGCAGCGGGCTGGGTCCGAATTCGGCCGGCTTCGTGCTCGGCATCGTCAAGGCCTATACCACGCGCGTAGGTTCTGGCCCGTTCCCGACGGAGCTGGAAGACGAAACGGGTGAGACGCTGGGCCGCAAGGGGCATGAATTCGGCACCGTGACGTCACGCAAGCGACGCTGCGGCTGGTTCGATGCCGTACTGGTCCGGCAGAGCTGCGCCATCAGCGGCGTGACCGGTATTGCGCTGACGAAGCTGGACGTGCTGGACGGCTTTGAAACGATCCGTATCTGCACCGGCTATCGCCTGGATGGAGAAGTAATCGACTATCTGCCCAGCCACGCCGCCGAACAGGCCCGTGTCGAACCGGTCTATGAAGAGATCGAAGGCTGGAGCGAGACGACCGCAGGCGCACGCAGCTGGGCCGAACTGCCTGCCCAGGCAATCAAATATATCCGCCGGATCGAAGAATTGATCGAATGTCCGGTGGCCAGCGTTTCGACCAGTCCTGAACGCGACGATACAATCCTGGTGCGGGATCCTTTCGCCGACTGATAATGGCGTGAAGGCGGCCATGTGCCGCCTTCCCACCGGCCTGATCCCGGCCATCCGCTCTCATATCGTATTGCGGGCAAGGCGGGAGGCGGGTTTCACCATGCCGCAAATGAAACGGGCCCCGCTTGCGGGAGCCCGACATGGCCCGAGGGCCGTTCAAACCTGTCTGCCCGGCCTTATTCGGCCTTGGCGACCTGCTTTTCGTTCATGAGCTGCTGCAATTCGCCGGCTTCGTACATTTCCATCATGATGTCGCTGCCGCCGACAAATTCGCCCTTCACATAGAGCTGCGGAATGGTCGGCCAATCCGAATAGGACTTGATGCCCTGGCGGATTTCCGAATCCTGCAGCACGTCGACGCTGTCATAAGCGACGCCGCAATGGTCGAGAATTGCCACCGCACGGCTGGAAAAACCGCATTGCGGGAAAAGCGGCGTGCCTTTCATGAAAAGGACGACGTCGTGGTCGCCCACGATCTTGGAAATGCGTTCGTTGGTTTCGGACATTACCTGGCCTTGCTTGAATTCGATCGTGACAGTCAGTTGGGAACGGCTGTCGTCAGTTGCAAGGCGTGAAGCTCCCCGCCCATGCGGCCGCCGAGTGCTTCATAGACCATCTTGTGCTGCTGCACGCGGCTTTTCCCGGCGAATGCGGGGGAAATGACGCGCGCCATATAATGATCGCCATCGCCTGCAAGATCTTCGATCACCACGTCGGCATCGGGCAGGGCGGCCTTGATCAGCGCTTCGATTTCGGCTGCCGGCATCGCCATGGCGTTATGATCCGGTCATGAACTGGCGGCGCGCTTCGATGGCCATTTCCGCGAGAGCGGCACGCACACCGGCTTCGTCAATGTCGCATCCGGCAGCGGTCAGATCGCCCAGAACCTTGCGAATCACGTCTTCATCGCCCGCTTCTTCGAAATCCGCCTGGACCACCGCCTTGGCATAGGCTTCGGTTTCTTCGGGGGTCAGCGACATCTTTTCCGCCGCCCACTGGCCCAGCAGGCGATTGCGCCGCGCGGCGACGCGGAACGCGGTTTCCTCGTCCATGGCGAACTTGGCTTCTTCGCCGCGCTCGCGATCCTTGAAATCGGTCATGTGTTTCGGGCCTTTCGCCAATAGATTCGATTATGAAGAACCGTTCGTTCCGAGCCTGTCGGACCGTCGGGCTTCTTGCAAGAGCGGCGCTATAAGCAAAAGCCTTGCGACGACAAGGCCGGGAAATATGCGCCGGCAGGATTTGTCAGGCCGCGACGCTTGTGCCCCGGGCCAGCCAGGGTTTTGCGCAGCCAGCCGATCCTCATATTTGCGGATCGTATCGTTCTGCGCCAGCGTCAGCCCCACTTCGTCCAGCCCTTCCAGCAGGCAATGCTTGCGGAAAGGATCGATGTCGAAGCTGAAACGGTCCTGGAAGGGCGTGGTGACGACCTGGTTTTCCAGATCGATCGAGATCGGATCGGTCTGTGCCACTTCCAGCAGACGGTCCACCTGTTCCTGCGGCAGGGAGACCGTGAGGATGCCGTTCTTGAAGGCATTGCCGGAAAAGATGTCGGAAAAACTTGGCGCGATCACTGCCTTCACGCCCATGTCCAGCAGGGCCCAGGCGGCATGTTCGCGGCTGGAACCGCAGCCGAAATTATCGCCCGCGACAATGATCGGCGCGCCGGCGAATTCCGGATTGTCGAAGATATTGTCCTTGTCTTCCCGCACGGCCTCGAATGCGCCTTCGCCCAGACCTTCGCGGCTGATCGTTTTCAGCCAGCGCGCGGGGATGATCAGGTCGGTATCGACATTCTTGCGGCCGAAGGGATAGGCGCGGCCTTCCACTTCGCGCACGGGTTCCATCAATCCGTCTCCGGCTGTTCGTCAAAGGGCGTGGTGAAGCTTTTCAGCTTCTCGTCCTTCTTCTTCTTGCTGACGAACAGCAGCGCCGCAGCCACAGCCGCGGAACCGATCGCGCCGGCGATGGCAGCCTTGCCGCCGATGCCCAATTCGTTTTTCTTGCTCATGGCCACTCAATGCTACTCTCGCGGCGCGGAAACAAGTCTCAAGGCAGGTATTTGCCGAGCTCTGCCCAAAGGTTTTGTTTCTCCCCCAGGCTCATGCTCGCATGGGCCGGACTGGAAGAGGGCAGGGGTACCAATGCCAGCCCGCTATCGGCCAGCTGCTTCATCCCGATAGCCTGCGATTTGCGGCCGTTGAAGCCCACGGCGCGCAGATCCGGCAAAGTCGCGGTCAGTTCCGGCAAGGCGCGCGGCTGCACATCGCGCATGGACGCATCGAGGCTCCCTTCGCGGCGGGCGGAGGCGACCGTATCCCACAATCCGATCCTTGCCGCGAGCAGGGCAGCCAGCCTTGCTTCGTAATCGAGCGCGGGCAAATCCACCCCGATCACATGGCCGACCAGCTGCCAGAAACGGTTCTGGGGATGGGCGTAATATCGCTGCTGCGCGAGTGAGGTTTCACCCGGCAGGCTGCCAAGTATCAGCACGCGCGTATCGGGCGCGACGACCGGTTGAAAAGCGGATTTGCGGACCGGACTAGCGGGCAAGATCCCGCACGTCTGTCAGCCTGCCGGTAATCGCGGCGGCAGCGGCCATTGCGGGGCTGACCAGATGCGTCCGCGCACCGGGGCCCTGCCGGCCGACGAAATTGCGGTTGCTGGTGGACGCGCAGCGTTCACCCGCAGGCACCTTGTCCGGGTTCATGCCGAGACAGGCCGAACAGCCCGGTTCGCGCCATTCCAGCCCGGCATCGGTGAAGATCTTGTCCAGCCCTTCCGCTTCGGCCTGCATCTTCACCAGGCCCGAGCCGGGGACGACAATGGCCCATTTGATATTGTCGGCCTTCTTGCGGCCCTTCAGCACTTCGGCCGCGGCGCGCAGATCCTCTATCCGGCTGTTGGTGCAACTGCCGATGAAGATGTTCTGCACTTCGATGTCGGACATGGCCTGTCCGGGTTCCAGTCCCATATATTTGAGACTGGCCCGCGCTGCTTCCTGCTTTGACGGATCGCTGAAGCTTTCCGGTGCGGGCACGACGCCGCCGATCGCCACCGTGTCTTCCGGGCTGGTGCCCCAGGTTACGGTCGGTTCGACATCGGCGGCCTGGATCACCACGGATTTATCGAAACTTGCGCCTTCATCAGTGCGCAGCGTCTTCCAGTATTCGAGCGCCGCATCCCATTCCGCGCCCTGCGGTGCGAAGGGGCGGCCCTTGAGATAGGCGAAGGTCCTTTCGTCGGGCGCGACCAGGCCGGCGCGGGCACCGCCTTCAATGCTCATATTGCAGACGGTCAACCGGCCTTCGACGCTCATCTCCTCGAACACCTTGCCGCGATATTCGATCACATGGCCGGTGCCGCCGGCCGTGCCGATCGCGCCGACAATGTGCAGGATCAGATCCTTGGAGCTGACGCCTTCGGGCAAATCGCCTTCGACGCGCACTTCCATCGTCTTCGATTGCTTCAGCAGCAGGGTCTGCGTGGCCAGCACATGTTCGACTTCGCTGGTGCCGATGCCGAAGGCCAGCGCGCCAACGCCGCCATGGGCGGCCGTGTGGCTATCGCCGCAGACAATCGTGGTGCCGGGGAGGGAAAATCCCTGTTCCGGGCCGACCACATGGACAATGCCCTGTTCCCGCGCCGTTGCGCCGAAATAACGGATGCCGAAATCGGCGACATTCTTCTCCAGCGCGGCCAATTGCTGCGCACTTTGCGGATCTTCGATCGGCAGGCGATTGCCCGCCGCGTCGAGTCGCGCCGTGGTCGGCACGTTGTGATCGGGCACGGCCAGCGTCAGTTCGGGCCGGCGGACCTTGCGGCCGGTCAGGCGCAATGCCTCGAAAGCCTGCGGGCTGGTGACTTCGTGGACGAGGTGACGGTCGATGAAGATCAGGCATGTGCCGTCCTCCCGCCGTTCGATAACGTGTTCGTCCCAGATCTTCTCGTACAATGTGCGTGGTTTGCTGGCCATGCCGGGGCAAATGGCGCGTGATTGCTGGCAAGGCAAGCGGGGGCTGTCGCTTTGCGCGCGAAAAGCCTATTTAGCCCACATGGAATGGATCGCACCTCTGCTGATCGTGCTGGCCAGCATGGCGGCCATGGAATGGGTCGCCTGGGCCAGCCACAAATATATCATGCACGGCTTCGGCTGGGCATGGCACCGCGACCATCATGAACCGCATGACAAATTGCTGGAAAAGAATGATCTCTACGGGCTGGTGGGTGCCGTGATGAGCATTTCGATGTTCGCCGTCGGCAGCCCGCTGGTAATGGGTGAAAATGCCTGGTGGCCGGGCACCTGGATCGGGCTCGGCATTCTTGGTTACGGAATAATCTACACGCTGATCCATGACGGGCTGGTGCATCAGCGCTATTTCCGCTGGGTGCCCAAACGCGGCTATGCCAAGCGGCTGGTGCAGGCGCACAAGCTGCATCATGCAACCATCGGCAAGGAAGGCGGGGTCAGCTTCGGCTTTGTCCTCGCCCGCGATCCGGCAAAGCTGAAGGCGGAACTGAAGCGCCAGCGCGAGGCGGGTATCGCCGTGGTGCGGGAGAGCGCGGGCGGCTGATCGTACCGCCTGATATCCTCGTCATTACGAGGAGGCGAAGCAATCTATTCGTTGCGGGTCCAGATCCACACTGCCACGGCCACCAGCATTCCGACTGACAACAGCGCCCAGGGATAGCCAACCAGATACCAGGTGAGGGAACCGGCCAGCGCCATTGCCGTGATGGCCGAAATCTTCGCCTTGCGGGAAATGGCCCGTTTTTCGCGCCAGTCGCGCAGGGCCTTGCCGTATCGCGGATGCTCCAGCATCTTGCGCTCCCAAGCGGGGTTGCCGCGTGCGAAGCAGAATGCCGCCACCAGAAAGAACACGAAGCCCGGCATCATCGGCAGGATCACACCGATCCAGCCAAGTGTCAGGAAGAACAGGCCGGCCGCGAACCAGAACGGCCGCGGCATGATCAGGCCGCCGCGATGCGCGCGGCGTGTTCCTGCACCAGCGCGATCATATTGGGCACGCCCTGGGTGCGGTTGGAACTGAGCTGGTTGCGCAGATCGAACGGTTCGAGCGCGGCGGTGATGTCCATCTTCGCCACTTCTTCGGCCGGCTTGTCCTGCACGGCGGAGATTACGAGCGCGACGATACCCTTGGTGATGGCGGCGTTGCTGTCGGCCAGGAAATGCAGCGTGTCTCCCTGCTCCGTGGGATAGACCCAGACCTGCGCGGAACAGCCGCGAACCAGGGTGGCATCGGTCTTCAGCGCGGCCGGCATTTCATCCAGTTCCCGCCCCAGTTCGATCAGCAGGCGATAGCGTTCATCGCCTTCGAGGAATTCATATTCTTCGCGGATATCGTCGAGTGAGCGCATGAGCCGCGTCTATCGACTTGCGAGTGGTTTTCAAACATCTTCTGCCCATCCGTGCGGACGAGCGAGGGGGCTGCCCACGGCGCCCCCTACAAATCCACCCCGCTGGCGATGGCTTCCAGCTTGCGAATGCGCTCTTTCAGATCGGCCAGTTCGATGCGCGCTGCACCTTCGCGATGGCCGCTATCCACTTCCGCGGGCTGGGCGCGCCTGTTCAGTTCCAGTTCGCGCGATTTCAGCGCCAGCCAGTCCTGCCAGCCTTTCAGCGCGGCAGCGGCAATTACCAGCAGGCCGATCAGGGCACAGGCGGCGATCAGCATGGGTTCGCTCAAGATCATGGTGTCACTGCCTCCTTCCAGAGCTTATTCGTCGCGCAGCTTGTCGATTTCATCGGACAGCCGCTTTGCGCCGCGATTGTCGGTGGCGATGCGTTCCAGCACCTGGATCCGCTCGCGCAATTCCTCGACCTCGCGTTCCAGTTCCGCCTCGCGCTGGCGATTGCCGAACTGGCGCGGCGTGCCGTTTTCATCCTCATACATGCCGTGTTCGGAGAGCTGCCTGGTGCGCCACGCCTTGTAGAGAATACCGGCGATCACGATCAGGAAAATGAAAGTCCAGAAGCTCACCGGACCTTCTCCCGTCCGGACGGACCTGCGCCCCACCGGACGAAATCGCTGTCAAAGGCGATGTCGGCGTTGATGATCGGGTCCATTGCCGCGTTTCCTCTCAATTCACCGGCTTGTTGCGCAGATCTTCGATTTCCTGCGCCAGGTCGGCTCCGCGATCGGTCGCAATCCGTTCCAGCACGCGCATGCGCTGTTCCATGCGTTCGATCTGCGCCGCATATTGGGCGGCTTTCTCGGCAGTATTGCTGGCCATGAGTTCCAGCTCCTTCTCCTTGAAGCGCACGTGGCGCTTGTAAGCTTCCAGCCCGATGCCGGCGACGACCGGCAGGCCGACCACGATCAAGGCCAGTATTATCACCATTGCCGGGTTCATTATGCCGCACTCCTCTTGCTGGCCGAGCCATCGGCCTCCTCGCGCAATTTCTCGATCTCGGTGGAAAGCTGATATCCCGGCTCGGTCACGATCTTTTCCAGAACGGCCAGGCGATCCTCGCTCGCATTCAGCCGGACCAGCAAGCGTTCATTCTCGTCCCGCAGGCGGGCGATGATTTCCTGCTCGGCCGGTTCGGTCTCGCCGCCCCATTCATCCTCCAGCGGATAGCCGTGCTTGGCCCTGATCCAGTTATTTACCAGCCAGCCCAACGTGCTCACCAGGATGATGGCAACGATGAAAGCCGGACCTCCCCAATCCATAATCTGCCTCCCTCGGTTTGCAGCCCTGGCCGGCCGCCGTGGCGTGTTCCCTCAAATATCCGTCAGTTTGCGGCTCTCTCGCGGCTGCTTTCGAGCCGCTCTTCCACCTGGCGCTGATCTCTCAATGCCTCGATCTGGGTGGCGACATTGTAACCGCCGTCGGTGACGATGCGCTCCAGCACGCGGACCCGGTCTTCCAGCTCCTGAACGCGCGAGGCATATTGCGCCGCCTTTTCCGCGCTGGACGCGGCCGTACTGTCGATCTGCCGGTCCATCATTTTTTCGCGGTGCTTGATCCAGATGGCGAAGAACGGGATCATCAGTGCGATGATTGGAATGAATACTCCGATTGTCCCTGCATCCATTATACCGTTCTCCGTCCTGTATTGTTCAGCGCAATTGTTCGATTTCGGCCGACAGGCTGCGGTTGCCCGTCACGTAATAGGTTTCGACTTCGGCCAGCCGGCGATCGATATCGCGGAAGCGGGCACGGATTTCGCGGGCCGTACGCTTCGGGCTCTGTCGCACGCGCTGCCAGTATTTCTGTTCCTGCGCGTCGACATAGAGATGCGGCGGTTTCTTGCTCGAAAGGAAGCCGAGCGCGAAATAGGCGGGGATGCCGAAGCCGGTCGAAATCGTGAGGATCACGAAGGCCAGGCGCCACCAGATCGCGTCAATGCCCGTATAATCTTCCAGTCCGGAGCAGACGCCCATCAGCTTCGCATTCTGCTTGTCGCGATAGAATTTGGTGCGTTCGCTGGTCACCGGCGTTCTCCTTTCTGGCCGAGCATGCGATCAAGTTCGCGCAGCGGCTGGTTGTCGATATCGCGGTCATGCTGGACCCGCGCGGGTTTGAAATCGGGGTTGTCGCTGGCGACCAGCCGTTCGACCGTGTCCATCCGTTCGTCGAGCCGCTTGGCGAGCTGGTAAAGCTCTTCCAGCAGGGCTTCGTCGTCATTGGTGATGGTCGCCGCGGTCTTCCACTTCGTGATGTAATGGAAGATGATCCAGGGCAGGCCGAGAAAAATGGCCGCAATAATGATAACTTCGTCCATGGATCAGTCCCCTTTTTTCTCGTTGCCCATGCCCAGGGCGCGCTTCATCTCTTCCAGTTCGGCGTCGATCTTGTCCGATCCGCCCAGCGCCTCGATTTCATCGGCGAGCGACTTCTTCCCTTCGCCGGCGATATTCAGCGAGTCCGCCCGGCCTTCCGCATAATCGACGCGGCGTTCCAGCTGGTCGAAACGGGTCAGCGCCTCGTCCACGCGTTCATTGGTCATCAGGCTGCGCAGCTTGACGCGGTTTTCGGCGCTTTCCAGCCGGGCCGCGATCTGGCTCTGCCGGCTGCGCGCTTCGCGCAGGCGGTTCTGCAGCTTCTGGATGTCCTGCTCGTAAGCGCGCAGCGCATCGTCGAGCACGGCAATTTCCTGCTTCAGCTGGTCCGACATGTCGCCGGCCTTCTTCTTTTCCATCAGGGCGGCGCGGGCCAGATCCTCGCGGTCCTTGCTCAGCGCCAGCTGAGCCTTTTCCGCCCAATCGGCCTGCAATTTGTCCAGCTTGACCGTGTGGCGGTGCATTTCCTTCTGGTCGGCAATCGTCCGTGCCGCGCTCGCCCGCACTTCCACCAGCGTTTCTTCCATTTCCAGGATGATCATGCGGATCATCTTGGCCGGGTCGTCGGCCTGGTCGAGCAGCTCGGTAAAATTGGCGGCAATGATATCGCGGGTTCGGGAAAAGATGCCCATCCAGGGAACTCCTGTGGAAAGCGTGTCGCGGGTCGGGGTGGGGCTGGTCCGCAGCCGCTCTATCTCGCGGTCGATCCGCGAGGATGAGCTGCCGCCCACCGGCACCAGTGGATTATTGTCTTCCTGGCTCATGCCAGCTGGACCAACGGCGCGGCGACCATCGCCGCGTGGGGCGTCATGCCGATTTGTTGCGTCAACGCAAAGACGTTAAACGCGCTCATCGCGGCGATGCTCACCAGCGCGGCGAAGCCGAGCTTGCTGGCGAAGAAGCTGCGATCGAACATGTGAATTCCTCCTGGTGCGTTTACGTTCACATATCAGCAAGCGCCGTGCCAATTCCGGAAAATGGCGGATTTCCTTGGTTTTTGCGCATTCGGCAATTCCGACACGTGGTAATTCTTGCCAGATGTTGGGAAATCCCACTATATGTCGGTCGTGGATCGGGATAAGCAGTTTATCGGCCAGTCCGGGGCCTTCCTCGATGCGGTGGAACGCGCCAGCCGCGCCGCGCCGATGCGCCGGCCCGTGCTGGTCATCGGGGAACGCGGAACCGGCAAGGAATTGATCGCCGAACGTCTCCACCGCCTGTCTGACCGGTGGGAGGAGCCGCTGGTCATCATGAATTGCGCGGCCTTGCCCGAAACGCTGATCGAAGCGGAATTGTTCGGCCATGAAGCCGGCGCTTTCACCGGCGCGACACGGGCGCGGGAAGGGCGCTTTGAAGAAGCGGACCGGGGGACATTGTTTCTCGATGAACTGGGCACATTGTCCATGGGTGCGCAGGAGCGTTTGCTGCGCGCGGTGGAATATGGGGAGGTGACGCGCATCGGTTCTTCCCGCCCGATCCGTGTCGATGTGCGAATCGTTGCCGCCACTAATGAAGACCTGCCGAAACTGGCGGAGGAGGGGCGGTTTCGCGCCGATCTGCTCGACCGGCTGAGCTTTGAAGTCATCACTCTCCCCCCTCTGCGCGTGCGCGAAGGGGATGTGGGCGTGTTGTGCGATTTCTTCGGGCGCCGGATGGCTGCCGAACTCGGCTGGCATGACTGGCCCGGCTTTTCCGACCATGTCCGCCAGCAGTTCGAGGATTATCCCTGGCCGGGCAATGTCCGCGAATTGCGCAATGTGGTGGAGCGTGCGGTCTATCGCTGGGACAATTGGGATCGGCCGATTTCCTACGTGCAGTTCGACCCGTTCGAAAGCCCGTGGAAACCCGCTGCGCCGCCGCGCCCGCCCGAAGCCGGGCGGGATACGGCGCCGACCGCGTCAGCCATGCCGGCTGCGCAGGATTACGATTCGATCAGCGATCTGCGCGAAGCGGTTGATGCCTATGAGCGCAAGATTGTGGAGCATCACCTGGGCGCCAATCGCTGGAACCAGCGCCAGACGGCGAAGGCGCTGGGCCTTACCTATGACCAGCTGCGCCATTGCATTCGCAAACATGGGCTGACCGAATAATCCGGGCACGGTTCGTGGCCGCAAATGAATCGGCTTGCAAAAAAATGGATTGCCGCCTATCTGGCCCGCATCCCGACATTGTCGTGACAAAGTCTGGTGCTGGCGCCTGATGGGGCCGGCCCGAAACCCTGTTGCCACAATTGTGGCCCATATGGAGAGCCGATGGCGGATATTGCGCGCCTGATACAAGTGATCGAGCCTGAGGCGGAAGCTCTCGGTTTCGAACTCGTGCGCGTCAAGCTGACCGGCTCCGGGGACGAGCGCACGCTGCAGGTCATGGCCGAAGATCCGGCGACCGGGCAGCTGGTGGTCGAACAATGCATGGCCTTGTCCCGCCGCATCTCCGAACGGGTGGACGCGGTGGAGGAAGCGGGCGAGGAACTGATCCGGGGTGCCTATAATCTGGAAGTCAGTTCCCCCGGTATCGACCGGCCGCTGACCCGGGCGAAGGATTACGCCAACTGGGCCGGGCACCAGGCCAATTTTTCACTGCGCGAAGAAGTGCAGGGGCATCGCAAATTGCGCGGCCAGCTGATCGGCATCGAAGGCGATGTGGTCACTGTGGAAGACCGCAAGGCGGGCCGGATCGAGGTGCCGCTGGAAAATATTCACTCGGCGAAGCTGGTTCTGACCAATGAACTGATCGCCGCCACCAAGCCTCTCGACATGAGCGGCGCGGACGAAATCGAAGAATCACTCGAGGAAGAGAAGGCAGACGACTGATGGCCAGTCCGATTTCCGCCAATAAGGCAGAGCTGCTCGCGATCGCCAATTCGGTCGCTTCGGAGAAGATGATCGACAAGTCGATTGTCATCGAAGCGATGGAAGAAGCCATCCAGAAAGCTGCCCGTGCACGCTACGGCGCCGAAAACGATATTCGTGCCAAGCTCGACCCGATGACCGGCGATCTGCGCCTGTGGCGCGTCGTCGAAGTGGTTGAAGAGGTTGAAGACTACTTCAAGCAGGTCGACCAGAAGCAGGCTGAAAAGTTGCAGCCCGGCGCGAATATCGGCGATTTCATCGTCGATCCGCTGCCGCCGGTCGATCTCGGCCGTATCGACGCGCAGAGCGCCAAGCAGGTGATCTTCCAGAAGGTCCGCGATGCCGAGCGTGAACGCCAGTATGACGAGTTCAAGGATCGCGCGGGCGAAATAATCACCGGCGTGATCAAGTCG
Proteins encoded in this window:
- the grxD gene encoding Grx4 family monothiol glutaredoxin, producing the protein MSETNERISKIVGDHDVVLFMKGTPLFPQCGFSSRAVAILDHCGVAYDSVDVLQDSEIRQGIKSYSDWPTIPQLYVKGEFVGGSDIMMEMYEAGELQQLMNEKQVAKAE
- a CDS encoding BolA family protein, with protein sequence MAMPAAEIEALIKAALPDADVVIEDLAGDGDHYMARVISPAFAGKSRVQQHKMVYEALGGRMGGELHALQLTTAVPN
- a CDS encoding DUF1476 domain-containing protein gives rise to the protein MTDFKDRERGEEAKFAMDEETAFRVAARRNRLLGQWAAEKMSLTPEETEAYAKAVVQADFEEAGDEDVIRKVLGDLTAAGCDIDEAGVRAALAEMAIEARRQFMTGS
- a CDS encoding isopropylmalate isomerase — translated: MSKKNELGIGGKAAIAGAIGSAAVAAALLFVSKKKKDEKLKSFTTPFDEQPETD
- a CDS encoding DNA-deoxyinosine glycosylase produces the protein MPASPVRKSAFQPVVAPDTRVLILGSLPGETSLAQQRYYAHPQNRFWQLVGHVIGVDLPALDYEARLAALLAARIGLWDTVASARREGSLDASMRDVQPRALPELTATLPDLRAVGFNGRKSQAIGMKQLADSGLALVPLPSSSPAHASMSLGEKQNLWAELGKYLP
- the leuC gene encoding 3-isopropylmalate dehydratase large subunit → MASKPRTLYEKIWDEHVIERREDGTCLIFIDRHLVHEVTSPQAFEALRLTGRKVRRPELTLAVPDHNVPTTARLDAAGNRLPIEDPQSAQQLAALEKNVADFGIRYFGATAREQGIVHVVGPEQGFSLPGTTIVCGDSHTAAHGGVGALAFGIGTSEVEHVLATQTLLLKQSKTMEVRVEGDLPEGVSSKDLILHIVGAIGTAGGTGHVIEYRGKVFEEMSVEGRLTVCNMSIEGGARAGLVAPDERTFAYLKGRPFAPQGAEWDAALEYWKTLRTDEGASFDKSVVIQAADVEPTVTWGTSPEDTVAIGGVVPAPESFSDPSKQEAARASLKYMGLEPGQAMSDIEVQNIFIGSCTNSRIEDLRAAAEVLKGRKKADNIKWAIVVPGSGLVKMQAEAEGLDKIFTDAGLEWREPGCSACLGMNPDKVPAGERCASTSNRNFVGRQGPGARTHLVSPAMAAAAAITGRLTDVRDLAR
- a CDS encoding sterol desaturase family protein, which codes for MEWIAPLLIVLASMAAMEWVAWASHKYIMHGFGWAWHRDHHEPHDKLLEKNDLYGLVGAVMSISMFAVGSPLVMGENAWWPGTWIGLGILGYGIIYTLIHDGLVHQRYFRWVPKRGYAKRLVQAHKLHHATIGKEGGVSFGFVLARDPAKLKAELKRQREAGIAVVRESAGG
- a CDS encoding YbaN family protein, with product MPRPFWFAAGLFFLTLGWIGVILPMMPGFVFFLVAAFCFARGNPAWERKMLEHPRYGKALRDWREKRAISRKAKISAITAMALAGSLTWYLVGYPWALLSVGMLVAVAVWIWTRNE
- a CDS encoding SufE family protein, whose amino-acid sequence is MRSLDDIREEYEFLEGDERYRLLIELGRELDEMPAALKTDATLVRGCSAQVWVYPTEQGDTLHFLADSNAAITKGIVALVISAVQDKPAEEVAKMDITAALEPFDLRNQLSSNRTQGVPNMIALVQEHAARIAAA
- the pspC gene encoding envelope stress response membrane protein PspC, with the protein product MTSERTKFYRDKQNAKLMGVCSGLEDYTGIDAIWWRLAFVILTISTGFGIPAYFALGFLSSKKPPHLYVDAQEQKYWQRVRQSPKRTAREIRARFRDIDRRLAEVETYYVTGNRSLSAEIEQLR
- the pspB gene encoding envelope stress response membrane protein PspB, with protein sequence MDEVIIIAAIFLGLPWIIFHYITKWKTAATITNDDEALLEELYQLAKRLDERMDTVERLVASDNPDFKPARVQHDRDIDNQPLRELDRMLGQKGERR
- the pspA gene encoding phage shock protein PspA; its protein translation is MSQEDNNPLVPVGGSSSSRIDREIERLRTSPTPTRDTLSTGVPWMGIFSRTRDIIAANFTELLDQADDPAKMIRMIILEMEETLVEVRASAARTIADQKEMHRHTVKLDKLQADWAEKAQLALSKDREDLARAALMEKKKAGDMSDQLKQEIAVLDDALRAYEQDIQKLQNRLREARSRQSQIAARLESAENRVKLRSLMTNERVDEALTRFDQLERRVDYAEGRADSLNIAGEGKKSLADEIEALGGSDKIDAELEEMKRALGMGNEKKGD
- the pspF gene encoding phage shock protein operon transcriptional activator gives rise to the protein MDRDKQFIGQSGAFLDAVERASRAAPMRRPVLVIGERGTGKELIAERLHRLSDRWEEPLVIMNCAALPETLIEAELFGHEAGAFTGATRAREGRFEEADRGTLFLDELGTLSMGAQERLLRAVEYGEVTRIGSSRPIRVDVRIVAATNEDLPKLAEEGRFRADLLDRLSFEVITLPPLRVREGDVGVLCDFFGRRMAAELGWHDWPGFSDHVRQQFEDYPWPGNVRELRNVVERAVYRWDNWDRPISYVQFDPFESPWKPAAPPRPPEAGRDTAPTASAMPAAQDYDSISDLREAVDAYERKIVEHHLGANRWNQRQTAKALGLTYDQLRHCIRKHGLTE
- the rimP gene encoding ribosome maturation protein RimP, which encodes MADIARLIQVIEPEAEALGFELVRVKLTGSGDERTLQVMAEDPATGQLVVEQCMALSRRISERVDAVEEAGEELIRGAYNLEVSSPGIDRPLTRAKDYANWAGHQANFSLREEVQGHRKLRGQLIGIEGDVVTVEDRKAGRIEVPLENIHSAKLVLTNELIAATKPLDMSGADEIEESLEEEKADD